Proteins co-encoded in one Trueperella abortisuis genomic window:
- the rpsE gene encoding 30S ribosomal protein S5, translated as MAAEQRGRRSEGDREERGRRERRNERRTDRRADDRNAYIERVVTINRVAKTVKGGRRMAFTALVVVGDGNGTVGVGYGKAKEVPAAIAKGTEKAKKNFFKVPRIGTTIPHLVQGEDAAGVVLLRPASAGTGVIAGGPVRAVMEAAGIHDILSKSLGSSNAINIVHATVAALKQLEQPEAVAARRGLPVDQVAPAAMLRVRAEHEAKEREDAELEAKREENEAAAAGVGA; from the coding sequence ATGGCTGCAGAGCAGCGTGGACGCCGCTCCGAGGGTGACCGCGAGGAGCGCGGTCGTCGCGAGCGTCGCAACGAGCGTCGTACCGATCGTCGCGCAGATGACAGGAATGCCTACATCGAGCGCGTCGTGACCATCAACCGTGTTGCCAAGACCGTCAAGGGCGGCCGTCGCATGGCCTTCACCGCGCTCGTCGTGGTGGGCGATGGCAACGGCACCGTCGGCGTCGGCTACGGCAAGGCTAAGGAGGTGCCCGCCGCGATCGCGAAGGGCACCGAGAAGGCGAAGAAGAACTTCTTCAAGGTTCCGCGTATCGGCACCACGATTCCGCACCTGGTTCAGGGCGAGGACGCCGCGGGCGTCGTCCTCCTGCGTCCGGCTTCCGCCGGTACCGGCGTTATCGCGGGTGGTCCGGTTCGCGCCGTCATGGAGGCCGCTGGCATCCACGACATCCTGTCGAAGTCGCTTGGCTCGTCCAACGCGATCAACATCGTGCACGCCACCGTCGCGGCGCTCAAGCAGCTTGAGCAGCCGGAGGCGGTCGCGGCTCGCCGTGGCCTCCCGGTTGACCAGGTCGCCCCGGCCGCGATGCTCCGAGTCCGTGCCGAGCACGAGGCCAAGGAGCGCGAGGACGCCGAGCTCGAAGCTAAGCGCGAAGAGAACGAGGCTGCCGCCGCGGGAGTTGGTGCATAA
- the infA gene encoding translation initiation factor IF-1 produces the protein MAKKEGVIEVEGTVTEALPNAMFRVELENGHMVLAHISGKMRQHYIRILPEDRVVVELTPYDLNRGRIVYRYK, from the coding sequence ATGGCGAAAAAAGAAGGCGTCATCGAGGTAGAGGGCACGGTCACTGAGGCTTTGCCCAACGCGATGTTTCGCGTCGAGTTGGAGAACGGGCACATGGTGCTCGCGCATATCTCCGGCAAGATGCGCCAGCACTACATCAGGATCCTTCCGGAAGACCGCGTCGTCGTAGAGCTCACGCCCTACGATCTCAATCGTGGCCGGATCGTTTATCGCTACAAGTAA
- the secY gene encoding preprotein translocase subunit SecY has translation MFKALVSAFRTPDLRRKLLFTMFIMAIYRLGTYMPAPFVSYANVKQCLAEQGTADLLTMMNMFSGGGFLQLSVFALGIMPYITASIIVQLMRVVIPRFEELHKEGQTGQAKLTEYTRYLTIFLAVLQASVVVSVANSSIFQLCTVDPIPNASPGKYLLTILAVTAGTGLVMWLGELITERGVGNGMSLLIFTGIAASFPTMLSNVYRSDGGITRLLIVLVMFLAITLVVVFVEQSQRRIPVQYAKRVVGRRTYGGTSTYIPLKINMANVIPVIFASSILGLPQMIAQFGDRNSGWVRWIGENFSRGTGWYLVLYALLIIFFAFFYTSITFNPEEIADNMKRYGGFVPGIRAGQPTADYLRYVINRINWVGALYLAIVALIPQIVFNSMGINSLSFGGTSIIILVGVGLQTVKDIDAQLQQRHYEGFLR, from the coding sequence TTGTTCAAAGCACTGGTATCGGCATTCCGTACACCGGATCTGAGGCGCAAGCTTCTCTTTACGATGTTTATCATGGCGATCTACCGCCTCGGTACCTACATGCCTGCGCCGTTCGTGTCGTACGCTAACGTCAAGCAGTGTCTGGCGGAGCAGGGCACGGCGGATCTGCTGACGATGATGAACATGTTCTCGGGCGGTGGCTTCCTGCAGCTGTCCGTCTTCGCCTTGGGCATCATGCCCTACATTACGGCGTCCATTATCGTGCAGCTCATGCGCGTGGTGATCCCGCGCTTCGAGGAGCTCCACAAGGAGGGGCAGACGGGGCAGGCGAAGCTGACCGAGTACACCCGATACCTCACGATCTTCCTGGCCGTCCTCCAGGCTTCGGTGGTCGTCTCGGTAGCTAACTCCTCGATTTTCCAGCTGTGCACGGTCGATCCGATCCCGAACGCCTCCCCAGGCAAGTATCTGCTGACGATCCTTGCGGTGACTGCGGGTACGGGCCTGGTCATGTGGCTGGGCGAGCTCATCACCGAACGCGGCGTGGGCAATGGCATGTCGCTGCTCATCTTCACGGGTATCGCGGCGTCGTTCCCGACCATGCTGTCCAACGTTTACCGCTCGGACGGCGGCATCACCAGGCTCCTCATCGTGCTCGTGATGTTCCTTGCGATCACCCTCGTGGTTGTGTTCGTGGAGCAGTCTCAGCGCCGCATCCCGGTCCAGTACGCCAAGCGCGTGGTCGGTCGTCGTACCTACGGCGGTACCTCGACCTACATCCCGCTGAAGATCAACATGGCAAACGTGATCCCGGTGATCTTCGCGTCCTCGATCCTCGGTCTGCCGCAGATGATCGCCCAGTTCGGCGATAGGAACTCCGGGTGGGTGCGCTGGATCGGGGAGAACTTCTCCCGCGGTACCGGTTGGTACCTCGTGCTGTACGCGCTACTGATCATCTTCTTCGCGTTCTTCTACACCTCGATCACCTTCAACCCTGAAGAGATCGCGGACAACATGAAGCGCTACGGAGGCTTCGTACCGGGTATCCGGGCGGGACAGCCGACAGCAGACTACCTGCGCTACGTCATCAACCGCATCAACTGGGTCGGCGCCCTCTACCTCGCGATTGTCGCGTTGATCCCGCAGATCGTCTTCAACTCCATGGGTATTAATTCCCTATCCTTCGGCGGAACGTCGATTATTATTCTGGTGGGCGTCGGCCTCCAGACCGTCAAGGATATCGACGCTCAACTCCAGCAGCGTCACTACGAAGGATTCCTCCGATGA
- a CDS encoding arsenate-mycothiol transferase ArsC encodes MPKPVTILFACQKNAGRSQIAAALAKEMAGPNVHILSAGTQPASELHDVTRQLLDEMGLRPESAPKKLRPEDVRTCDWVITMGCGESCPIFPGTRYEDWDIADPNGQPMEKVREIRDDIRAHLIDLFARIDTDGATQASF; translated from the coding sequence GTGCCAAAGCCAGTCACCATCCTGTTCGCCTGCCAAAAGAACGCCGGGCGCTCCCAAATCGCAGCCGCGCTCGCCAAGGAGATGGCCGGGCCCAACGTGCATATCCTGTCGGCCGGCACGCAGCCCGCCAGCGAGCTCCACGACGTCACGCGCCAGCTGCTCGACGAGATGGGCCTTCGGCCCGAATCTGCACCGAAGAAGCTACGCCCCGAGGACGTGCGCACATGCGACTGGGTGATCACCATGGGGTGCGGCGAGTCATGCCCGATCTTCCCCGGCACACGCTACGAGGATTGGGACATCGCCGATCCCAACGGCCAGCCCATGGAAAAGGTCCGCGAGATTCGCGACGACATCCGCGCCCACCTCATCGACCTCTTCGCACGAATCGACACGGATGGCGCCACGCAGGCCAGCTTCTAA
- the rplO gene encoding 50S ribosomal protein L15: MTDSTTKSEPLKIHDLRPAPGSNKAKIRAGRGEGGKRGKTAGRGTKGTRARNTVRPGFEGGQMPLHMRLPKLRGFKNPAKVYFQVVNLDALNELFPEGGDVTVEALVAKGAVRKNRPVKILGTGDITVKINATVDAWSASAQAKVEAAGGSLAKRDA; the protein is encoded by the coding sequence ATGACTGATTCGACGACCAAGTCGGAGCCGCTGAAGATTCACGACCTGCGTCCCGCCCCGGGCTCGAACAAGGCCAAGATCCGCGCCGGTCGCGGCGAGGGTGGCAAGCGCGGTAAGACCGCGGGCCGCGGCACCAAGGGTACGCGCGCGCGTAACACGGTTCGTCCGGGCTTTGAGGGTGGCCAGATGCCGCTCCACATGCGCCTGCCGAAGCTGCGCGGGTTCAAGAACCCCGCCAAGGTCTACTTCCAGGTTGTCAACCTTGACGCCCTGAACGAGCTCTTCCCCGAGGGCGGCGACGTCACCGTCGAGGCGCTCGTGGCCAAGGGCGCGGTTCGCAAGAACCGTCCCGTGAAGATCCTTGGCACCGGCGACATCACGGTCAAGATTAACGCCACGGTCGACGCCTGGTCGGCGTCCGCCCAGGCCAAGGTCGAGGCCGCGGGTGGTTCGCTCGCCAAGCGCGACGCCTAA
- the rplQ gene encoding 50S ribosomal protein L17, with the protein MPKPAKGPRLGGSPSHERKIIANLCKSLIMNESVVTTEARAKRVRPHIEKLITKAKKGDTYNRRLALKILGDREIAYVLFEELGPKFADRNGGYTRTTKLPNRKGDNAPMAMIELVLEPVSPKQAVVKEAEKAAKKAAEAEEAQAPGSADSAESAESAESPESAESADSAESAETPESAEEVEKK; encoded by the coding sequence ATGCCCAAGCCCGCAAAGGGTCCGCGCCTCGGAGGCAGCCCGTCCCACGAGCGCAAGATTATTGCCAACCTGTGCAAGTCGCTCATCATGAATGAGTCCGTTGTGACCACGGAGGCTCGCGCCAAGCGCGTGCGCCCGCACATCGAGAAGCTCATCACGAAGGCGAAGAAGGGCGACACCTACAACCGTCGCCTCGCGCTGAAGATCCTGGGCGATCGCGAAATCGCCTACGTCCTCTTCGAGGAGCTCGGTCCGAAGTTCGCCGACCGCAACGGTGGCTACACCCGTACCACGAAGCTTCCCAACCGCAAGGGCGACAACGCCCCCATGGCCATGATCGAGCTCGTCCTCGAGCCGGTCTCGCCCAAGCAGGCCGTTGTCAAGGAGGCCGAGAAGGCCGCCAAGAAGGCTGCCGAGGCTGAGGAGGCTCAGGCCCCCGGGTCGGCGGATTCCGCCGAATCTGCAGAATCCGCCGAGTCCCCGGAATCCGCCGAGTCTGCTGACTCGGCCGAGTCGGCAGAGACTCCGGAATCGGCCGAAGAGGTTGAGAAGAAGTAG
- a CDS encoding ABC transporter substrate-binding protein — MKRTISAIAAATLALTLAACSNDDATTDTTTGSDKLATDLSSITKDEKIAAMVPDAIAADGKLVVGTNIFFAPAEFYASDGVTPLGYDIDMGNAIGKILGLEVEFQQAEFASIIPGMGSRYEVGIANFTINAEREEVVDMIAYLQAGSAWAVPAGNPTGFDQTKPCGKVVGVQTGTYQEEVLTDMNANQCKDNPIQIQSLSEQSAVTLRVASGQVDAMYTDSPVADYAISLNEGKIERIGEVEDSASYGIVTTKDNPELTAAIQAALQKLMDDGELTKIFNTWGISEGVAGEAVLNPAA, encoded by the coding sequence ATGAAGCGCACGATCTCGGCCATCGCAGCCGCCACCCTTGCACTCACGCTCGCGGCCTGTTCGAACGACGACGCCACCACCGATACCACCACCGGCAGCGACAAGCTCGCTACCGACCTGTCGTCCATCACCAAGGACGAGAAGATCGCCGCCATGGTCCCCGACGCAATCGCCGCCGATGGCAAGCTCGTGGTTGGCACCAACATCTTCTTCGCCCCCGCCGAGTTCTACGCCTCCGACGGCGTCACCCCCCTCGGCTACGACATCGACATGGGCAACGCCATCGGCAAGATCCTCGGCCTCGAGGTCGAATTCCAGCAGGCCGAGTTCGCCTCCATCATCCCCGGCATGGGTTCGCGCTATGAGGTCGGCATCGCCAACTTCACCATCAACGCCGAGCGCGAAGAGGTAGTCGACATGATCGCATACCTCCAAGCGGGTTCCGCCTGGGCCGTCCCCGCGGGCAATCCGACCGGCTTCGACCAGACCAAGCCGTGCGGCAAGGTCGTCGGTGTCCAGACCGGCACCTACCAGGAGGAAGTCCTCACCGACATGAACGCCAACCAGTGCAAGGACAACCCGATCCAGATTCAGTCCCTGTCCGAGCAGTCCGCCGTCACGCTACGCGTCGCCTCCGGCCAAGTCGATGCCATGTACACCGACTCCCCCGTCGCCGACTACGCTATCTCACTCAACGAGGGCAAGATCGAACGCATTGGCGAGGTCGAAGACTCGGCTTCCTACGGCATTGTCACGACCAAGGACAACCCCGAACTCACCGCCGCCATCCAGGCCGCCCTCCAGAAGCTCATGGACGACGGCGAGCTGACCAAGATCTTCAACACCTGGGGCATCTCCGAGGGCGTGGCCGGCGAGGCCGTGCTCAACCCCGCCGCCTAA
- the map gene encoding type I methionyl aminopeptidase, producing MPGIFGFARVIEYKSDAQILAMRKAGLVVAAIHAALRDNVRAGMTTADLDAIALEVLKAHDATSNFYGYYDYPGQICTSVNDVVVHGIPGPLQLQPGDLVSMDCGAVLDGWHGDAAISVVLPGGDQQVRAARERLNDITRGSMWAGIAAMATGKRVSDIGNAIDDYVTSVGEGNAPDILLDYVGHGIGTSMHQDPDVLNYRTTGRSPKLKRGMVLCIEPMLAAGDQATSVDDDEWTVRTKDGSDACHWEHMVAKHKSGIWVLTAPDGGVEGLAPFGVTPVPLEAA from the coding sequence TTGCCAGGCATTTTTGGGTTCGCCCGCGTGATCGAGTACAAGTCTGACGCCCAGATTCTGGCCATGCGTAAGGCCGGGCTCGTGGTGGCGGCTATCCATGCGGCGTTGCGCGATAACGTGCGGGCGGGCATGACCACCGCGGATCTCGACGCGATCGCTCTCGAGGTGCTCAAGGCTCACGACGCCACCTCAAACTTCTACGGGTACTACGACTACCCCGGCCAGATCTGCACGTCGGTCAACGACGTCGTCGTCCACGGTATTCCCGGACCCCTTCAGTTGCAGCCGGGAGACCTCGTGTCCATGGATTGCGGGGCGGTGCTGGATGGTTGGCACGGCGACGCCGCCATCTCGGTCGTGTTGCCGGGTGGTGACCAGCAGGTGCGCGCGGCGCGGGAGCGTCTCAATGACATTACGCGAGGTTCGATGTGGGCCGGCATCGCCGCGATGGCGACCGGTAAACGCGTGTCGGACATCGGCAACGCTATCGACGACTACGTCACCAGTGTGGGGGAAGGTAACGCGCCGGATATCCTCCTTGACTACGTCGGCCACGGGATCGGAACCTCGATGCACCAGGATCCGGATGTGCTCAACTATCGCACGACCGGGCGTAGCCCGAAGCTTAAGAGGGGCATGGTGTTGTGCATCGAGCCGATGCTTGCGGCGGGTGATCAGGCCACGAGCGTCGACGACGACGAATGGACGGTTCGCACCAAGGACGGCTCGGACGCATGCCACTGGGAGCACATGGTGGCCAAGCACAAGAGCGGCATCTGGGTGCTGACCGCCCCGGACGGGGGAGTCGAGGGGCTCGCTCCTTTCGGCGTGACGCCCGTTCCGCTCGAGGCGGCGTGA
- the rpmJ gene encoding 50S ribosomal protein L36, which yields MKVKPSVKKICDNCKVIRRHGRVMVICDNPRHKQRQG from the coding sequence ATGAAGGTCAAGCCTAGTGTTAAGAAGATCTGCGACAACTGCAAGGTGATTCGTCGCCACGGTCGCGTCATGGTTATCTGCGATAACCCGCGGCACAAGCAGCGCCAAGGCTAA
- a CDS encoding DNA-directed RNA polymerase subunit alpha, with amino-acid sequence MIIEQRPTLTEEKLSDTRSRFTLDPLEPGFGYTLGNSLRRTLLSSIPGAAITSVHIDGVLHEFSTVPGCKEDVAEIILNLKELVVTSEHDEPVLMYLRKQGPGQVLASDITPPSGVEIHNPDLVIATLNEKGKIEVDLTVERGRGYVSAAQNNSPDYEIGRIPIDSIYSPVVKVSYKVEATRVGQRTDFDKLIVDVETKPSTLPRDAFASAGKTLVELFTLCTELNEEVEGLELKEAPVVEQQSSDLQRPITILNLPARSQNCLQREGIHTIGELVMRSEADLLDIRNFGAKSIEDVKDELAKLDLRLKDSPTGFMSGFGDDYGMQFSDDA; translated from the coding sequence GTGATCATTGAACAGCGACCCACGCTGACAGAAGAGAAGCTTTCCGACACACGTTCGCGTTTCACGCTCGACCCGCTCGAGCCCGGCTTCGGCTACACGCTGGGTAACTCCCTGCGTCGTACGCTGCTGTCCTCGATCCCCGGCGCAGCCATCACCTCGGTTCACATCGACGGCGTCCTGCACGAGTTCTCGACTGTTCCCGGCTGCAAGGAAGACGTGGCCGAGATCATCTTGAATCTCAAGGAGCTCGTTGTGACCTCCGAGCACGATGAGCCGGTTCTTATGTACCTGCGCAAGCAGGGCCCCGGTCAGGTCCTGGCCTCGGATATCACGCCCCCGTCGGGCGTGGAGATCCACAACCCGGACCTCGTGATCGCCACCCTTAATGAGAAGGGCAAGATCGAGGTTGACCTGACTGTCGAGCGCGGTCGCGGTTACGTGTCCGCTGCGCAGAACAACTCGCCGGACTACGAGATTGGTCGCATCCCGATCGATTCGATCTACTCGCCGGTGGTGAAGGTTTCCTACAAGGTCGAGGCCACGCGTGTGGGCCAGCGCACCGATTTCGACAAGCTCATTGTCGACGTGGAGACCAAGCCGTCCACCCTGCCCCGCGACGCCTTCGCGTCCGCCGGCAAGACCCTCGTGGAGCTCTTCACGCTGTGCACGGAGCTCAACGAAGAGGTGGAGGGCCTGGAGCTGAAGGAGGCCCCGGTGGTCGAGCAGCAGTCTTCGGATCTGCAGCGCCCGATCACGATCCTGAACCTGCCCGCCCGCTCGCAGAATTGCCTGCAGCGCGAGGGCATCCACACGATCGGTGAGCTCGTCATGCGCTCTGAGGCTGACCTCCTCGACATCCGTAACTTCGGCGCCAAGTCGATTGAGGATGTCAAGGATGAGCTCGCCAAGCTCGACCTCCGTCTGAAGGATTCGCCCACGGGCTTCATGTCTGGCTTCGGTGACGACTACGGCATGCAGTTCAGCGACGACGCGTAA
- the rpsM gene encoding 30S ribosomal protein S13 → MARLSGVDLPREKRVEIALTYIFGIGRTRSQETLAATGVNPDIRVKDLTEEDLVKLKNHIDEHYKVEGDLRREIQADIRRKVEIGCYQGIRHRRGLPVHGQRTKTNARTRKGPKRTVAGKKK, encoded by the coding sequence ATGGCACGTCTTTCCGGCGTTGATCTCCCGCGCGAAAAGCGCGTCGAGATTGCGCTTACGTATATTTTCGGCATCGGCCGGACCCGTTCCCAGGAGACCCTCGCGGCTACCGGTGTTAACCCGGATATTCGCGTGAAGGATCTGACCGAGGAGGATCTGGTCAAGCTCAAGAACCACATCGACGAGCACTACAAGGTCGAGGGCGATCTGCGCCGCGAGATCCAGGCCGACATTCGCCGCAAGGTTGAGATTGGTTGCTACCAGGGTATCCGGCACCGTCGTGGCCTGCCCGTGCATGGTCAGCGTACGAAGACGAACGCGCGCACCCGTAAGGGGCCGAAGCGGACCGTTGCAGGCAAGAAGAAGTAG
- a CDS encoding adenylate kinase, giving the protein MNYRLVIVGPPGAGKGTQAAGVSQRLDIPWISTGQAFREAIASGSELGELIASYINAGNLVPDELTDRLVASRLDATGAKNGFLLDGYPRTLAQVEALDRMLEERQAPLDAVIELDFPDEAIVDRLLRRAEVEGRQDDTEEVIRHRIEVYHEKTQPLLDVYRKRGIVVPIDGRGTIDEVRERLIAGCQAFLGSPA; this is encoded by the coding sequence ATGAATTACCGTCTCGTCATTGTCGGCCCTCCGGGGGCCGGCAAGGGCACGCAGGCAGCCGGCGTCTCGCAGCGCCTCGATATTCCGTGGATCTCGACAGGCCAGGCGTTTCGTGAGGCCATCGCGTCGGGTTCCGAGCTGGGCGAGCTGATCGCCTCTTATATCAATGCCGGCAACCTCGTTCCTGACGAGCTGACCGACCGGCTCGTCGCCAGCCGCCTGGATGCGACGGGCGCCAAGAACGGCTTCCTCCTCGACGGCTACCCGCGGACCTTGGCACAGGTTGAGGCGCTCGACCGTATGCTGGAGGAGCGCCAGGCGCCCCTCGACGCCGTCATCGAGCTGGACTTTCCCGATGAGGCGATCGTCGACCGCCTCTTGAGGCGTGCCGAGGTCGAGGGCCGCCAGGATGACACGGAAGAGGTCATCCGGCACCGCATCGAGGTTTACCACGAGAAGACCCAGCCGTTGCTGGATGTCTACCGCAAGCGCGGAATCGTGGTGCCGATCGATGGGCGCGGCACGATCGACGAGGTGCGCGAACGTCTCATCGCTGGTTGCCAGGCATTTTTGGGTTCGCCCGCGTGA
- a CDS encoding amino acid ABC transporter permease: MPRENIEIIDAVPVRHWGRIISAVIVGIFALMIINVLITNPNWHWDVVWDNLFRPEVIRAVGWTLALTVGAMVLGIILAVTMAVMRRSHNPVLRWVAMAYIWFFRGTPIYTQLIFWGLIGTLFTTITVGIPWTGIDFFTINPNRLVPGDLQRTMFIYAVLGLGLNEGAYLSEIVRSGLNSVDAGQEEAAKALGMSRGQVLRRIVFPQAMRVIIPPTGNETISMLKTTSLVSAVPFTLDLTYVTNALGFASLRQIPWLLIAVIWYLAITSILMVGQHYIEAYYGRGVKDGDVDRLSRRAKAKQRRSRQAAINAAGTTTDDPMIEYTP; encoded by the coding sequence ATGCCACGCGAAAACATCGAAATCATCGACGCCGTCCCGGTCCGGCACTGGGGGCGCATCATCTCAGCCGTCATCGTTGGCATCTTCGCCCTGATGATTATCAACGTGCTCATCACCAACCCCAACTGGCACTGGGACGTGGTGTGGGACAACCTCTTCCGCCCCGAGGTCATCCGCGCGGTGGGGTGGACGCTCGCACTCACGGTGGGCGCCATGGTGCTCGGCATCATCCTCGCCGTGACCATGGCCGTCATGCGCCGCTCACACAACCCGGTGTTACGCTGGGTGGCGATGGCCTACATCTGGTTTTTCCGCGGCACCCCAATCTACACCCAGCTCATCTTCTGGGGCCTGATCGGCACGCTCTTCACCACTATCACGGTGGGCATCCCGTGGACGGGGATCGACTTCTTCACCATCAACCCCAACCGGCTCGTGCCCGGCGACCTCCAGCGGACCATGTTCATCTACGCCGTGCTCGGCCTAGGTCTGAACGAGGGCGCCTACCTGTCCGAGATCGTCCGCTCCGGCCTCAACTCCGTCGACGCCGGGCAGGAGGAAGCCGCCAAGGCGCTCGGCATGTCGCGCGGCCAGGTGCTCCGCCGGATCGTCTTCCCGCAAGCCATGCGCGTCATCATCCCGCCCACGGGCAACGAGACGATCTCCATGCTCAAGACCACCTCGCTCGTCTCCGCCGTCCCCTTCACCCTCGACCTGACCTACGTCACCAACGCCCTCGGCTTCGCCTCGCTTCGTCAGATCCCGTGGCTCCTCATCGCCGTCATCTGGTACCTCGCCATCACCTCAATCCTCATGGTCGGCCAGCACTACATCGAGGCCTACTACGGGCGCGGGGTCAAGGACGGCGACGTCGATCGTCTCTCCCGCCGGGCGAAGGCCAAGCAACGTCGCTCACGCCAGGCCGCAATCAACGCCGCCGGCACCACCACCGACGACCCGATGATCGAGTACACGCCCTAG
- a CDS encoding amino acid ABC transporter ATP-binding protein → MNNMVEVRDVHKFFGDLHVLKGVSFDVPRGSVTTILGPSGSGKSTILRCINVLEKIQAGSIVVDGQLMGYREVDGKLHELTEKQVAAQRTQIGMVFQRFNLFPHMTALENVMEAPIQVKGIEKGAAKKRAEELLAQVGLADRATHYPSELSGGQQQRVAIARALAMDPELMLFDEPTSALDPELVGEVLAVMKTLATQGMTMVVVTHEIGFAREVSDQVILMDEGQIIESGAPAAVFDNPSHPRTKEFLAKVL, encoded by the coding sequence ATGAACAACATGGTTGAGGTCCGCGACGTCCACAAGTTCTTCGGCGACCTCCACGTCCTGAAAGGCGTCAGCTTCGACGTCCCGCGCGGCTCGGTCACCACCATCCTCGGCCCCTCCGGCTCCGGCAAGTCCACCATCCTGCGCTGCATCAACGTGCTGGAGAAGATCCAAGCCGGGTCAATCGTCGTCGACGGGCAGCTCATGGGATATCGCGAGGTGGACGGCAAGCTCCATGAGCTCACCGAGAAGCAGGTGGCGGCCCAGCGCACCCAGATCGGGATGGTCTTCCAGCGCTTCAACCTCTTTCCCCACATGACCGCGCTTGAAAACGTCATGGAGGCACCCATCCAGGTCAAGGGCATAGAGAAGGGGGCCGCCAAGAAACGCGCCGAGGAGCTTCTAGCCCAGGTCGGCCTCGCCGACCGTGCCACCCACTATCCCTCCGAACTATCCGGCGGCCAGCAGCAACGTGTCGCCATCGCCCGCGCGCTCGCCATGGATCCCGAGCTCATGCTCTTTGACGAACCCACCTCCGCGCTTGACCCCGAGCTCGTGGGCGAGGTGCTCGCCGTGATGAAGACCCTCGCAACCCAGGGCATGACAATGGTGGTGGTCACCCATGAGATCGGCTTCGCCCGCGAGGTCTCCGACCAAGTCATCCTCATGGATGAGGGTCAGATCATCGAGTCCGGCGCCCCGGCCGCGGTCTTCGACAACCCCAGCCACCCGCGCACGAAAGAGTTCCTCGCGAAGGTGCTGTAG
- the rplR gene encoding 50S ribosomal protein L18, translating into MSTHKFAARKRRHQRLRKRVVGTAERPRLAVARSNRHMIAQVIDDSVGRTLAYASTLEADFPKDTEGKVGAARIVGERIGKRAIEAGVSAVVLDRGGNKYHGRVAAVAEGAREAGLNL; encoded by the coding sequence ATGTCTACTCACAAGTTTGCTGCGCGTAAGCGCCGCCACCAGCGCCTTCGCAAGCGCGTCGTCGGCACTGCCGAGCGTCCGCGTCTGGCCGTCGCTCGTTCGAACCGTCATATGATCGCTCAGGTCATCGACGATTCGGTGGGCAGGACCCTGGCCTACGCCTCCACGCTCGAGGCTGACTTCCCGAAGGATACCGAGGGCAAGGTAGGCGCCGCCCGCATCGTGGGCGAGCGCATTGGTAAGCGCGCGATTGAGGCCGGCGTCTCCGCCGTCGTTCTCGATCGCGGTGGAAACAAGTATCACGGTCGCGTGGCCGCGGTCGCCGAGGGCGCCCGCGAAGCCGGCCTGAACCTGTGA
- the rpsK gene encoding 30S ribosomal protein S11, producing MPPKTQRRPRRATRKNVLNGQAHIKSTFNNTIVSITDTKGEVLATASAGMVGFKGSRKSTPYAAQLAAENAARRAMDMGLKKVDVFVKGPGSGRETAIRSLTASGLEVTSISDVTPQAHNGCRPPKRRRV from the coding sequence ATGCCACCTAAGACTCAGCGTCGCCCGCGTCGGGCTACGCGTAAGAACGTCCTGAACGGACAGGCGCACATCAAGTCCACCTTCAATAACACGATCGTCTCGATCACGGACACCAAGGGCGAGGTCCTCGCCACGGCGTCGGCGGGCATGGTCGGCTTCAAGGGTTCGCGTAAGTCCACGCCGTACGCAGCTCAGCTCGCCGCTGAGAACGCCGCGCGTCGTGCGATGGACATGGGCCTGAAGAAGGTTGACGTCTTCGTTAAGGGTCCGGGTTCCGGCCGCGAGACGGCGATTCGTTCGCTGACCGCTTCGGGCCTGGAGGTCACCTCGATTTCCGATGTGACCCCGCAGGCGCACAACGGCTGCCGTCCGCCCAAGCGTCGTCGCGTGTGA
- the rpmD gene encoding 50S ribosomal protein L30: MLKITQKKGLVGATQTQKATIASLGLHKIHQSVTHQDNAAIRGQIRKVAHLVDVEEVE, translated from the coding sequence ATGCTGAAGATTACGCAGAAGAAGGGCCTCGTAGGGGCCACGCAGACCCAGAAGGCGACCATCGCCTCGCTTGGCCTGCATAAGATTCACCAGAGCGTGACCCACCAGGACAACGCCGCGATCCGCGGCCAGATCCGTAAGGTTGCGCACCTGGTCGACGTGGAGGAGGTCGAGTAA